In Endomicrobiales bacterium, the following are encoded in one genomic region:
- a CDS encoding glycosyltransferase family 2 protein, with the protein MENNKITVVIVAKNSGVVLFECLQALNENDDATKPENSQWVIVDNASTDGSIERACEKFPFINVIKNTENMGFAFAANQGVRFAKNKLILFLNTDAQIMQGSISVLRQALFASQKNAVAGPRLVRSNGTIQKSVYPEPTVLTELLKPFVKLYVSFKEMFYRPGKIYRVSSLRGACFLARKDALFTAGLLDERFFFYLEETDLFRQLKAKGFFITYVPSSRVVHLGGKGSTTSNFDKAKMFKISLLKYFQKNRSWFENVIIKFYLRLGDKSK; encoded by the coding sequence GTGGAAAATAATAAAATAACAGTGGTTATTGTGGCAAAAAACTCTGGAGTCGTACTCTTTGAGTGCCTGCAAGCCCTTAATGAAAATGATGACGCAACAAAACCAGAAAACTCACAATGGGTAATTGTTGATAATGCCTCAACCGATGGTTCTATTGAGCGCGCGTGTGAAAAGTTTCCATTTATAAATGTAATAAAAAACACAGAGAATATGGGTTTCGCTTTTGCCGCAAACCAAGGTGTGCGTTTCGCGAAAAATAAATTGATATTGTTTTTAAATACCGACGCACAGATAATGCAGGGTTCTATAAGTGTACTGCGGCAAGCCTTGTTTGCTTCTCAAAAAAATGCTGTCGCAGGGCCGCGGCTTGTGCGCTCAAATGGCACAATACAAAAGTCAGTTTACCCTGAGCCAACCGTTTTAACAGAACTATTAAAGCCGTTTGTTAAGCTGTATGTAAGTTTTAAAGAGATGTTTTACAGGCCAGGGAAAATATATCGTGTTAGTTCTTTGCGCGGTGCATGTTTCCTTGCAAGAAAAGATGCGCTTTTTACAGCTGGGCTTTTAGATGAAAGGTTCTTCTTTTATCTTGAAGAAACAGATCTTTTTAGACAGTTAAAAGCAAAAGGTTTTTTTATAACTTATGTACCATCCTCAAGAGTTGTACATTTGGGTGGCAAGGGTTCAACTACCTCCAATTTTGACAAAGCCAAAATGTTTAAAATATCATTGTTAAAGTACTTTCAAAAAAACAGATCGTGGTTTGAAAATGTTATCATAAAATTTTACTTAAGGTTAGGGGATAAGAGCAAATGA
- a CDS encoding O-antigen ligase family protein, whose product MQIKKFFPPLWRGLARAIGAKRTLFSKISNLIFAIGMPISQVWGYGAVFIGLTSWPSHARELLKNKVFIAVLVFVLYGFIRSIFSPDSALGFNLSAAYFMHWLLPFALGFTVINEELIKKYILIYFSVFFAIVFVSVLAYFGLFWKNFGSFYFVEEGLLKGLRHHIGLAALCLSFSLIALSVGFFCSTFSKLKRVLFVIAGIFLIFAVFLSGSRGYYLAVAAILPAFVFFLCIKSGKIWRSIGVLCVVAIIFCLVYFYSGLVSSRVKSAAAFSDTNVTERIDLYHIAMLEIKDRPVFGFGLGVPQRSAKYFDMVGKKDLLNADGKYRHSHLHSFYLTLLAEEGFVGFVIFLGLIFLIFSGCIKVIKFSNNSFKVAFSIGVMFAFAGVLVGDMFDAHLRGPGVAMDLFWLFGLMLGRENSGK is encoded by the coding sequence ATGCAAATAAAAAAATTCTTCCCGCCATTATGGCGAGGTCTCGCTCGCGCCATAGGTGCGAAGCGGACATTATTTTCTAAAATTTCAAATTTAATATTTGCCATAGGTATGCCTATAAGCCAAGTGTGGGGTTATGGTGCTGTATTTATTGGGCTTACAAGTTGGCCTAGTCACGCGCGTGAGCTTCTGAAAAATAAAGTTTTTATTGCTGTACTTGTTTTTGTGCTTTATGGTTTTATCAGAAGCATATTTTCACCTGATAGTGCGCTTGGTTTTAACTTAAGCGCGGCATATTTTATGCATTGGTTGTTGCCGTTTGCTCTTGGTTTTACGGTTATAAATGAAGAACTTATAAAGAAATACATACTAATTTATTTTAGTGTTTTCTTTGCTATTGTTTTCGTATCCGTGCTTGCTTATTTTGGTCTTTTCTGGAAGAACTTTGGTTCATTTTACTTTGTTGAAGAAGGGCTTTTAAAAGGGTTACGGCATCATATAGGTCTTGCGGCTTTATGTTTAAGTTTTTCTTTGATTGCACTTTCTGTTGGTTTTTTTTGTTCAACGTTTAGCAAACTCAAAAGAGTATTGTTTGTTATAGCTGGAATATTTTTAATTTTTGCTGTGTTTTTAAGCGGTTCAAGAGGTTATTATTTAGCTGTTGCGGCAATATTGCCGGCATTTGTTTTCTTTTTATGTATAAAAAGCGGTAAAATATGGCGCAGTATTGGTGTGCTTTGTGTTGTGGCGATTATTTTTTGCCTGGTGTATTTTTATTCTGGGCTTGTTAGTTCGCGTGTTAAATCGGCTGCCGCATTTTCCGATACAAATGTTACCGAAAGAATAGACCTTTACCATATTGCAATGCTTGAAATAAAAGATCGCCCTGTGTTTGGTTTTGGCCTTGGCGTGCCGCAAAGAAGTGCCAAATATTTTGATATGGTTGGCAAAAAAGATTTGCTAAATGCTGATGGAAAATATCGTCATTCTCATTTGCATTCTTTTTATTTAACGCTTTTAGCCGAAGAGGGTTTTGTTGGTTTTGTAATTTTTTTAGGCCTTATTTTTCTAATTTTCAGTGGGTGTATTAAGGTGATTAAATTTTCAAATAATTCTTTTAAAGTTGCTTTTAGCATAGGTGTGATGTTTGCCTTTGCTGGTGTTCTTGTTGGCGATATGTTTGATGCGCACTTGCGCGGCCCCGGAGTGGCTATGGACTTATTTTGGCTTTTCGGGCTAATGCTTGGCAGGGAAAACAGTGGAAAATAA
- a CDS encoding glycosyltransferase, with protein sequence MINILHIYCSNSFGGAEKAMLDIASAMQGSDFSNIVASPAKSSIANEASALGLKQVKLNIKGSLDIFGISKLVFLVFALKINILHAHQGKVFWPCIFVKWFSFGRIKVIFHRHTQGRHKILGRFLYSFPDKVIAVSKSVAQLLRSEHNVSNSKLDVVYGWVDESKFNPNVSCENIKEKLNISACKVIGTVGAINKPKGKGQEILIRAAAVLRNDFPNIRYLIVGDGDLRTELQELTSKLGLDKIVIFTGFKSNVEKYICAMDIFCLLSWDSEAFGRVTLEAQAMGKPVIATSIGGIPETVWGGNTGFIIAPLNVFELAEKLKLLLSDHSLYNNMAKAAPGFVSKTFNKENAIKQLGNIYKELKCK encoded by the coding sequence ATGATTAATATTTTGCACATATACTGTTCAAATAGTTTTGGTGGCGCTGAAAAGGCAATGTTGGATATTGCTTCAGCTATGCAGGGTTCTGATTTTTCTAATATTGTTGCATCACCGGCAAAAAGCTCAATTGCTAACGAGGCATCGGCATTAGGCTTAAAACAGGTTAAATTAAATATCAAAGGTTCTTTGGATATATTTGGTATATCAAAACTTGTGTTTTTAGTTTTTGCTTTAAAAATAAATATATTACATGCTCATCAGGGCAAAGTTTTTTGGCCATGTATATTTGTTAAGTGGTTTTCTTTTGGGCGGATAAAAGTTATATTTCACAGGCACACGCAGGGCCGTCATAAAATACTTGGGCGGTTTTTGTATTCTTTCCCAGATAAGGTTATAGCCGTTTCAAAAAGCGTTGCGCAATTGTTGCGTAGTGAACACAATGTTAGCAACAGCAAGCTTGATGTGGTTTATGGCTGGGTTGATGAAAGTAAATTTAATCCGAATGTCTCTTGTGAAAATATTAAAGAAAAACTTAATATTTCGGCTTGTAAGGTTATTGGTACAGTTGGGGCTATAAACAAGCCAAAGGGCAAAGGCCAAGAAATATTAATTCGTGCGGCCGCTGTTTTGCGTAATGATTTTCCAAATATAAGGTACTTAATAGTTGGCGACGGTGATTTAAGAACGGAGCTGCAAGAACTTACAAGTAAACTTGGTTTGGACAAAATTGTTATTTTCACTGGATTTAAGAGTAATGTTGAAAAATACATTTGTGCAATGGATATTTTTTGCCTGCTCTCTTGGGATAGCGAGGCATTTGGCAGGGTTACACTTGAGGCACAAGCGATGGGCAAGCCGGTGATTGCTACAAGCATTGGCGGCATACCTGAAACTGTCTGGGGTGGAAATACCGGTTTTATAATTGCTCCTCTTAATGTTTTTGAGCTTGCAGAAAAGCTAAAATTATTACTTTCAGACCATTCATTGTATAATAATATGGCTAAAGCAGCACCCGGTTTTGTTTCTAAAACTTTTAACAAGGAAAATGCGATAAAACAACTTGGCAATATTTACAAGGAATTAAAATGCAAATAA